DNA sequence from the Bdellovibrionota bacterium genome:
GGCGCCCACCGTTCGATCAAATGGCTTGGAAAGAACCGAAAGGAAAAGATGCCGGTTGGGATGGCCTTGATCTCGAAGCGCGTCGACAATTTGGCGATACGTCAGCGACGCCGTGCCTGAGCTGAGATGATAGATATCGTATTTCGGCTTTTCCTTTTGATGAATCGTAACGATCGCTTTGCCAACATAATCCGCCGGAACGATGTCCGCCCGCCATTCTGGACGAAACGGTAGGACGGGCAATTCCGCGAGAAAAACAAAGGCCCGCACCATATCGAACTGAGTGGTTTCCGGAAATCGGCTGTCCCCTAAAACGATGCCCGGGCGGAAAATCGTCCGCGGAACATCCGGGAGGAGTTCGTGGACCATATATTCACAAAACTTTTTGGTCCGAGCGTACGGATCGTAATCGCTTCGGTCCCATTCGAGTGCGGCATCTTCCGTAACCACCTCGTCCTGCCGGCGACCGGCGACCGCCACGGTCGATACGTCGCTGAACCGGCGCAAACCATGGTCGTCCTGCGCGGAGCGCGCGAGTTTAATCACCTGAAGCGTGCCTCGCAGATTCACATTGAGACAGGCCTTTTCCGATTTCCGGTTCAAGGAAGCCGCGCAGTGGATGACGGAATC
Encoded proteins:
- a CDS encoding SDR family oxidoreductase, with the protein product AERRLWQSLQLHMDFGPFYNDLRTRIDIYRGDLTSENFGLDAATYRRLAKSCDSVIHCAASLNRKSEKACLNVNLRGTLQVIKLARSAQDDHGLRRFSDVSTVAVAGRRQDEVVTEDAALEWDRSDYDPYARTKKFCEYMVHELLPDVPRTIFRPGIVLGDSRFPETTQFDMVRAFVFLAELPVLPFRPEWRADIVPADYVGKAIVTIHQKEKPKYDIYHLSSGTASLTYRQIVDALRDQGHPNRHLFLSVLSKPFDRTVGALAAMPKAWGISQAASRMKVFLPYLTFNTIFENQRVKEELNEAPVLFSKYAFDLLQFAKRVRFSYPYRSWEEAEVKAEPLKAASHG